The Cellulomonas wangleii genome includes a region encoding these proteins:
- a CDS encoding glutamate decarboxylase encodes MVTNTRRAARRHDEPDVVELNPVFARPGEATAVPKFRLPDEESLPATAYQIVHDEAMLDGNARLNLATFVGTWMDEYASRLYLEAADKNMIDKDEYPQTAAVETRCWTMLADLWHAPDPEHTIGTSTIGSSEAAMLGGLALKRRWQHARRAAGKPTDRPNLVLSSAVQVCWEKFCNYFEVEARYVPISWDHKVLDGHDLEKYVDENTIGVVAIMGVTYTGMYEPVKQIAAALDRIQEATGLDVPIHVDGASGAMVAPFVQPDLEWDFRVERVASINTSGHKYGLVYPGLGWVVWRDLESLPEDLVFRVSYLGGDMPTFALNFSRPGAQVLLQYYLFLRLGRAGYTAVQQTSHDVARYLADEIAKMPAFELWNDGSDIPVFAWRLREGYTTNWNLYHLSDRLRTKGWLVPAYPMPDDLPDVTVQRIVVRNGFSHDLASAFLDDLREEVAYLDALTGPMPTERQRSGFHH; translated from the coding sequence ATGGTTACGAACACTCGCCGAGCGGCTCGTCGCCACGACGAACCCGACGTGGTCGAGCTGAACCCGGTCTTCGCCCGTCCGGGCGAGGCCACGGCTGTCCCGAAGTTCAGACTGCCGGACGAGGAATCACTACCGGCCACGGCCTACCAGATCGTCCACGACGAGGCGATGCTGGACGGCAACGCTCGCCTCAACCTCGCCACGTTCGTGGGCACGTGGATGGACGAGTACGCGTCGCGGCTGTACCTCGAGGCCGCCGACAAGAACATGATCGACAAGGACGAGTACCCGCAGACCGCGGCCGTCGAGACGCGGTGCTGGACGATGCTCGCCGACCTGTGGCACGCGCCTGACCCCGAGCACACGATCGGGACCTCGACGATCGGCTCGTCCGAGGCCGCGATGCTGGGCGGTCTGGCGCTCAAGCGGCGCTGGCAGCACGCGCGGCGTGCCGCCGGGAAGCCCACGGACCGGCCCAACCTCGTGCTGTCCAGCGCGGTGCAGGTGTGCTGGGAGAAGTTCTGCAACTACTTCGAGGTCGAGGCGCGCTACGTGCCGATCTCGTGGGACCACAAGGTCCTCGACGGGCACGACCTGGAGAAGTACGTCGACGAGAACACGATCGGTGTCGTCGCGATCATGGGCGTGACGTACACGGGCATGTACGAGCCGGTGAAGCAGATCGCCGCCGCGCTCGACCGCATCCAGGAGGCGACGGGCCTCGACGTCCCGATCCACGTCGACGGCGCGTCGGGTGCCATGGTCGCTCCGTTCGTCCAGCCCGACCTGGAGTGGGACTTCCGCGTCGAGCGGGTCGCGTCGATCAACACCTCCGGCCACAAGTACGGCCTGGTCTACCCGGGTCTCGGGTGGGTGGTCTGGCGTGACCTGGAGTCGCTGCCCGAGGACCTCGTCTTCCGGGTGTCGTACCTCGGCGGTGACATGCCGACGTTCGCGCTGAACTTCTCGCGGCCCGGTGCTCAGGTCCTGCTGCAGTACTACCTGTTCCTCCGCCTCGGCCGGGCCGGGTACACGGCGGTCCAGCAGACGTCGCACGACGTCGCGCGCTACCTGGCGGACGAGATCGCGAAGATGCCGGCGTTCGAGCTGTGGAACGACGGCTCGGACATCCCGGTGTTCGCCTGGCGGCTGCGCGAGGGGTACACGACGAACTGGAACCTCTACCACCTGTCCGACCGTCTGCGCACCAAGGGCTGGCTCGTCCCGGCGTACCCGATGCCGGACGACCTCCCCGACGTCACGGTGCAGCGGATCGTGGTGCGCAACGGGTTCAGCCACGACCTGGCCTCGGCCTTCCTGGACGACCTGCGTGAGGAGGTCGCCTACCTCGATGCCCTCACCGGACCGATGCCCACCGAGAGGCAGCGCTCCGGCTTCCACCACTGA
- a CDS encoding pyrimidine dimer DNA glycosylase/endonuclease V: MRLWSLHPALLDRAGLVACWREALLAQAVLAGRTRGYTRHPQLARFRAHPEPEVAIAAYLHAVADEPKTRGYRFDTTRIEATASERIGTTPRIPVTDGQLALEWRHLLAKLEVRSPERWTQSVQAGRPLPHPLLVVVPGDVEEWERAT, from the coding sequence GTGAGGCTGTGGTCGCTGCACCCGGCGCTCCTCGACCGCGCCGGCCTCGTCGCGTGCTGGCGCGAGGCGCTGCTCGCGCAGGCCGTCCTCGCGGGCCGCACCCGTGGGTACACCCGGCACCCGCAGCTCGCACGGTTCCGTGCGCACCCCGAGCCGGAGGTCGCGATCGCCGCGTACCTGCACGCCGTCGCCGACGAGCCGAAGACCCGCGGCTACCGCTTCGACACGACCCGCATCGAGGCCACCGCATCCGAGCGGATCGGCACCACACCACGGATCCCGGTGACCGACGGGCAGCTCGCGCTCGAGTGGCGGCACCTGCTCGCCAAGCTCGAGGTCCGCTCGCCCGAGCGGTGGACGCAGTCGGTGCAGGCCGGCCGGCCGTTACCGCACCCCCTGCTCGTCGTCGTCCCGGGTGACGTCGAGGAGTGGGAGCGGGCGACCTGA
- a CDS encoding APC family permease: MSAQSSTPASGGTGPHIRADGTHAPSADHVKPHPFGTPGARKPPDHTGPAIGAPAVGPATYMSVLQLAMLTVVVVASLRSLPAIATYGLGSVTLFVIPAIVFLVPTALVAAELATGWKGGVFTWAREAFGERLGFVAIWLQWIQNVVWYPTQIAFIAASLSFVINDQGLANNGLYTAVVILVLYWGSTLITLAGGNLFAKVGSWSGIFGTLLPALLLIVFGAIWLSTGERSETPLEASAVIPPWTGIASIVLIVSNVLAYAGMEVNAVHANDMKNPGRGFPRSIAIATGLILLVFILPTIAISVAVPKKELGVTNGINLAFQEFFDHWGIPWGTPAISLLIALGAFASVVTWIAGPSRGLLAAARTGLLPPALQRRNKAGVQVGILGVQGVIVTLLALLFVLVPNGNTAFIALVDMAAALYLIMYMIMFAAAIRLRRTQPNVVRTYRTPAMKAVAGVGFAFSAIALILAFIRPSGFTGLSEVAYPIVVGLVVIFLGGPPLLFYAMRKPSWDKRTAEERATTDSVLVNPPSAGSTPPSAGSAPPPAGSGPGRPGTGRPATG, encoded by the coding sequence ATGTCTGCGCAGAGCAGCACGCCCGCATCCGGTGGCACCGGGCCGCACATCCGGGCCGACGGCACGCACGCGCCGTCCGCCGACCACGTCAAGCCGCACCCGTTCGGCACGCCGGGCGCGCGCAAGCCGCCCGACCACACCGGCCCCGCGATCGGCGCGCCGGCCGTCGGCCCGGCCACCTACATGTCCGTCCTGCAGCTCGCGATGCTCACCGTCGTGGTGGTCGCGTCGCTGCGCTCCCTCCCGGCGATCGCGACCTACGGGCTCGGGTCCGTGACGCTGTTCGTCATCCCCGCGATCGTGTTCCTCGTGCCCACGGCCCTCGTCGCCGCCGAGCTCGCCACGGGCTGGAAGGGTGGCGTCTTCACGTGGGCGCGCGAGGCGTTCGGCGAACGCCTCGGCTTCGTCGCCATCTGGCTGCAGTGGATCCAGAACGTCGTCTGGTACCCGACGCAGATCGCGTTCATCGCGGCGAGCCTGTCGTTCGTCATCAACGACCAGGGCCTGGCGAACAACGGCCTGTACACCGCCGTGGTCATCCTCGTCCTGTACTGGGGGTCGACCCTGATCACGCTGGCGGGCGGCAACCTGTTCGCCAAGGTCGGGTCGTGGAGCGGCATCTTCGGCACGCTCCTGCCCGCGCTCCTGCTCATCGTGTTCGGCGCGATCTGGCTGAGCACGGGCGAACGGTCGGAGACGCCCCTGGAGGCGTCCGCCGTCATCCCGCCGTGGACCGGCATCGCGTCGATCGTGCTCATCGTGTCCAACGTCCTCGCGTACGCGGGGATGGAGGTCAACGCCGTTCACGCCAACGACATGAAGAACCCCGGCCGCGGGTTCCCCCGGTCGATCGCGATCGCGACCGGCCTCATCCTGCTGGTGTTCATCCTGCCGACCATCGCGATCTCCGTGGCCGTGCCCAAGAAGGAGCTGGGCGTCACCAACGGGATCAACCTGGCCTTCCAGGAGTTCTTCGACCACTGGGGCATCCCCTGGGGGACGCCGGCGATCTCCCTGCTGATCGCGCTCGGGGCGTTCGCGTCCGTCGTCACGTGGATCGCCGGCCCGTCGCGCGGTCTGCTGGCCGCCGCCCGCACCGGGCTGCTCCCGCCGGCGCTCCAGCGCCGCAACAAGGCCGGTGTGCAGGTCGGCATCCTCGGCGTCCAGGGCGTCATCGTGACGCTGCTGGCACTGCTGTTCGTCCTGGTGCCGAACGGCAACACCGCGTTCATCGCGCTGGTGGACATGGCGGCGGCGCTCTACCTGATCATGTACATGATCATGTTCGCCGCCGCGATCCGGCTGCGGCGCACCCAGCCGAACGTGGTCCGCACCTACCGCACCCCGGCGATGAAGGCGGTCGCCGGCGTCGGGTTCGCCTTCAGCGCCATCGCGTTGATCCTCGCGTTCATCCGGCCGTCGGGCTTCACCGGCCTCTCCGAGGTGGCGTACCCGATCGTCGTGGGCCTGGTCGTCATCTTCCTGGGCGGCCCACCGCTGCTGTTCTACGCGATGCGCAAACCGTCGTGGGACAAGCGCACCGCGGAGGAGCGGGCGACCACCGACAGCGTGCTGGTCAACCCGCCATCCGCGGGGTCGACACCCCCGTCCGCGGGGTCGGCACCGCCGCCCGCGGGGTCGGGACCGGGGCGGCCGGGCACCGGCCGGCCCGCGACGGGCTAG
- a CDS encoding glutamate decarboxylase — MVTNTRRAKRHEGEPEVVELNPVFARPGEATAIPKFDFPADEALPETAYQIVHDEAMLDGNARLNLATFVGTWMDEHASRLYIEAADKNMIDKDEYPQTAAVETRCWTMLADLWHAPDPRNTIGTSTIGSSEAAMLGGLALKRRWQHARREAGKPTDKPNLVLSSAVQVCWEKFCNYFEVEARYVPISLEHKVLDGHDLEKYVDENTIGVVAIMGVTYTGMYEPVAQIAAALDRIQESTGLDVPIHVDGASGAMIAPFVQPDLEWDFRVARVASINTSGHKYGLVYPGLGWVVWRDLESLPEDLVFRVSYLGGDMPTFALNFSRPGAQVLLQYYLFIRLGRAGYEAVQRTSRDVALYLSGEIAKMPAFELWNDGSDIPVFAWRLREGHTTNWNLYHLSERLRTKGWLVPAYPMPDDLTDLTVQRIVVRNGFSHDLASAFLADLRDEVAYLDALTGPMPAEGHRSGFHH; from the coding sequence ATGGTCACGAACACGCGCCGAGCCAAGCGGCACGAGGGTGAGCCCGAGGTCGTCGAGCTCAATCCGGTCTTCGCCAGGCCGGGGGAGGCCACCGCCATCCCCAAGTTCGACTTCCCGGCCGACGAGGCGCTGCCCGAGACGGCCTACCAGATCGTCCACGACGAGGCGATGCTCGACGGGAACGCGCGGCTGAACCTCGCGACGTTCGTCGGCACGTGGATGGACGAGCACGCGTCGCGGCTGTACATCGAGGCCGCCGACAAGAACATGATCGACAAGGACGAGTACCCCCAGACGGCCGCCGTCGAGACGCGGTGCTGGACGATGCTCGCCGACCTGTGGCACGCCCCGGACCCGCGGAACACGATCGGGACGTCCACCATCGGCTCCTCCGAGGCGGCGATGCTCGGTGGGCTGGCCCTCAAGCGTCGCTGGCAGCACGCGCGCCGTGAGGCCGGCAAGCCGACGGACAAGCCCAACCTCGTGCTGTCCAGCGCGGTGCAGGTCTGCTGGGAGAAGTTCTGCAACTACTTCGAGGTCGAGGCCCGCTACGTGCCGATCTCGCTGGAGCACAAGGTCCTCGACGGGCACGACCTGGAGAAGTACGTCGACGAGAACACGATCGGTGTCGTCGCGATCATGGGCGTGACGTACACGGGCATGTACGAGCCGGTCGCGCAGATCGCGGCGGCACTCGACCGCATCCAGGAGTCGACGGGCCTCGACGTGCCCATCCACGTCGACGGCGCGTCCGGCGCCATGATCGCGCCGTTCGTCCAGCCCGACCTGGAGTGGGACTTCCGCGTGGCGAGGGTCGCGTCGATCAACACCTCGGGCCACAAGTACGGCCTGGTGTACCCCGGGCTCGGCTGGGTGGTGTGGCGGGACCTCGAGTCGCTGCCCGAGGACCTGGTCTTCCGGGTGTCGTACCTCGGTGGCGACATGCCGACGTTCGCGCTGAACTTCTCGCGGCCCGGCGCCCAGGTGCTCCTGCAGTACTACCTGTTCATCCGGCTCGGCCGCGCGGGGTACGAGGCGGTGCAGCGGACGTCCCGGGACGTCGCGCTCTACCTCTCGGGCGAGATCGCGAAGATGCCCGCGTTCGAGCTGTGGAACGACGGCTCGGACATCCCGGTGTTCGCCTGGCGGCTGCGCGAGGGGCACACGACCAACTGGAACCTCTACCACCTGTCCGAGCGGCTGCGGACGAAGGGGTGGCTGGTGCCGGCGTACCCGATGCCCGACGACCTCACGGACCTCACCGTCCAGCGCATCGTGGTCCGCAACGGGTTCAGCCACGACCTCGCGTCGGCGTTCCTCGCCGACCTGCGCGACGAGGTCGCCTACCTCGACGCCCTCACCGGTCCCATGCCGGCCGAGGGCCACCGCTCCGGCTTCCACCACTGA
- the thiD gene encoding bifunctional hydroxymethylpyrimidine kinase/phosphomethylpyrimidine kinase has translation MVDLAYVIAGSEATGGAGIQADLRTFQELGAFGLGTLTCIVSFDPANDWGHRFFPVPPEVIAAQMEAAAAAYDLDVVKIGMLGTPATIDVVAEGLRRQPWRHVVLDPVLICKGQEPGAALDTDNALREQIVPLATVVTPNLFETRALSGMDTIETVEQLTEAARRIQQLGPRYVVAKGGVELPGDDAVDVLVAGDDVTVLRTPKVGEERVAGAGCTLAAAITAELAKGAEVGAAVERAKDFVTAGIRGRVSGRAPFEVVRQGA, from the coding sequence GTGGTCGACCTCGCCTACGTCATCGCCGGATCCGAAGCGACCGGCGGCGCCGGCATCCAGGCGGACCTGCGCACGTTCCAGGAGCTCGGCGCCTTCGGCCTCGGCACGCTCACCTGCATCGTGTCGTTCGACCCGGCGAACGACTGGGGGCACCGCTTCTTCCCCGTCCCGCCCGAGGTCATCGCGGCGCAGATGGAGGCGGCAGCCGCCGCCTACGACCTCGACGTCGTCAAGATCGGCATGCTCGGGACGCCCGCGACCATCGACGTCGTGGCCGAGGGGCTGCGGCGGCAGCCGTGGCGGCACGTGGTGCTGGACCCGGTGCTCATCTGCAAGGGCCAGGAGCCGGGCGCGGCCCTCGACACCGACAACGCGCTGCGCGAGCAGATCGTCCCGCTCGCCACGGTCGTCACGCCCAACCTGTTCGAGACCCGCGCGCTGTCCGGCATGGACACGATCGAGACGGTGGAGCAGCTCACCGAGGCCGCCCGCCGCATCCAGCAGCTCGGCCCGCGGTACGTGGTCGCCAAGGGTGGCGTCGAGCTGCCGGGTGACGACGCGGTCGACGTGCTCGTCGCCGGCGACGACGTCACGGTGCTGCGGACCCCGAAGGTCGGCGAGGAGCGCGTCGCCGGTGCCGGGTGCACGCTGGCCGCCGCGATCACCGCGGAGCTCGCGAAGGGCGCCGAGGTCGGTGCGGCCGTCGAGCGGGCGAAGGACTTCGTCACCGCCGGGATTCGGGGACGCGTGTCCGGGCGAGCGCCGTTCGAGGTGGTCCGCCAGGGCGCCTGA
- a CDS encoding MmcQ/YjbR family DNA-binding protein, producing MGTSWTEGDAEAARTRLAEVVAPLPEVSVQLRSEHGHAAVLLGGRRFAGLTVDHHDDGLLALRIGTTPEEQRELVARDPARFFVPDYDGAHGWVGMLVDPASDPDWEHAAELLESAWRRRASKRALRALDARRAAGDDGHSAP from the coding sequence ATGGGCACCTCGTGGACAGAGGGCGATGCCGAGGCCGCACGGACGCGCCTCGCCGAGGTCGTCGCGCCCCTGCCCGAGGTCAGCGTGCAGCTGCGGAGCGAGCACGGTCACGCGGCGGTCCTCCTGGGAGGACGCCGGTTCGCCGGGCTCACGGTGGACCACCACGACGACGGCCTGCTCGCGCTGCGGATCGGGACGACGCCCGAGGAGCAGCGCGAGCTGGTCGCGCGGGACCCGGCACGCTTCTTCGTGCCCGACTACGACGGGGCGCACGGCTGGGTCGGCATGCTCGTCGACCCGGCGAGCGACCCCGACTGGGAGCACGCGGCGGAGCTGCTGGAGTCCGCATGGCGTCGCAGGGCGTCGAAGCGTGCGCTGCGGGCGCTGGACGCGCGGCGGGCCGCCGGTGACGACGGGCACTCGGCCCCCTGA
- a CDS encoding MFS transporter, whose protein sequence is MSTDLRRLVVPVYAPAALAMASLGIVTPILALLAIERGAAPGDAALVVAMLSVGGFVGALPSALVITRLGDRWALTGALVVETAAILALCVVRSVPAMLVAGFAMGLAGVVLAVARQSYLATAVDVGVRGRAMALLGGVFRAGSLVGALIASLLLTLGPMEWALLTAAGLSACAAVATYAFTAPAEPGPAADGRAPAMWRPGFGRLFATLGVGGALVMLVRASRDALLPLWGHDLGLSESTVTLLFAVSSAVDLSLFYVAGMVMDRYGRRAAVVPAMVVMGVALLCLPLGDAVLWAFVIGVALGLGNGLSSGAVMTMGADAAPEDARASFLAGWRLVTGVGQSSGPVLVAAVVGASTVGVAATVVGALGLVGAGWLRWWLPPGPPGGDGRDGEGGPLGVVAGRRDDAPAEGRPAAASVRRAGRRRRRPAGRAEVRSTPATTRR, encoded by the coding sequence GTGTCGACGGACCTGCGGCGTCTCGTCGTGCCGGTGTACGCGCCGGCGGCGCTGGCGATGGCGAGCCTCGGCATCGTCACACCCATCCTCGCGCTGCTCGCCATCGAGCGGGGCGCCGCACCGGGTGACGCGGCCCTGGTCGTGGCGATGCTCAGCGTGGGCGGGTTCGTCGGTGCGCTGCCGAGCGCGCTCGTCATCACGCGGCTCGGGGACCGGTGGGCGCTCACCGGCGCGCTCGTCGTGGAGACCGCAGCGATCCTGGCCCTGTGCGTCGTGCGCTCCGTCCCGGCGATGCTCGTCGCGGGCTTCGCCATGGGGCTCGCGGGGGTCGTCCTCGCCGTCGCCCGGCAGAGCTACCTCGCGACGGCCGTGGACGTCGGCGTCCGGGGCCGGGCGATGGCCCTGCTCGGCGGCGTCTTCCGCGCAGGCTCGCTGGTCGGGGCACTGATCGCGTCGCTCCTCCTCACCCTCGGGCCCATGGAGTGGGCGCTCCTCACCGCCGCCGGGCTCTCGGCGTGCGCCGCGGTCGCGACGTACGCGTTCACCGCTCCTGCCGAGCCCGGCCCTGCGGCCGACGGGCGGGCGCCGGCGATGTGGCGGCCCGGGTTCGGGCGGCTGTTCGCCACTCTGGGGGTCGGCGGTGCGCTCGTCATGCTCGTCCGTGCGTCGAGGGACGCCCTGCTTCCCCTGTGGGGCCACGACCTGGGGCTCTCCGAGAGCACCGTCACCCTGCTCTTCGCCGTGTCCTCCGCCGTGGACCTCAGCCTCTTCTACGTGGCGGGGATGGTGATGGACCGGTACGGCCGCAGGGCGGCGGTCGTCCCCGCGATGGTCGTGATGGGCGTCGCGCTGCTCTGCCTCCCGCTGGGCGATGCGGTGCTCTGGGCGTTCGTCATCGGCGTCGCGCTGGGGCTGGGCAACGGCCTGTCCTCGGGGGCTGTGATGACGATGGGCGCCGACGCGGCGCCGGAGGACGCACGGGCGTCCTTCCTCGCGGGATGGCGGCTCGTCACGGGCGTCGGGCAGTCGTCCGGACCGGTGCTGGTCGCGGCCGTGGTCGGCGCGTCCACCGTGGGCGTCGCGGCGACGGTCGTCGGGGCGCTCGGCCTGGTCGGGGCGGGCTGGCTGCGGTGGTGGCTTCCCCCCGGGCCGCCGGGCGGCGACGGGCGGGACGGCGAAGGTGGTCCGCTCGGCGTCGTCGCCGGCCGTCGCGACGACGCGCCTGCGGAGGGCCGACCAGCGGCCGCCTCGGTCCGCAGGGCCGGTCGTCGCCGGCGACGTCCCGCAGGTCGTGCCGAGGTGCGCTCGACGCCGGCGACGACGCGTCGCTAG
- a CDS encoding acyl-CoA dehydrogenase family protein: MTTTTDRPTARPVAAAAPPRVDVAALENLLLGQYAQLRREARAVTADPFFHKIDGQSVAEHRERVLTQLRRLEAEHDVLRSFPTHLGGADDHGGSLARFEELVAGDPSLQIKAGVQWGLFASAILHLGTQHHHDTFLSDAMHLQVPGAFAMTEAGHGSDVASIGTTAEYDAQTQEFVIHTPFRAAWKDYLGNAAVHGTAAVVFAQLVTAAPDGPRVNHGVHAFYVPIRNPRTMEFLPGIGGEDDGVKGGLNGIDNGRLHFTHVRVPRTNLLNRYGDVAPDGTYSSPIKSPGRRFFTMLGTLVQGRVSLDGAAANASKIALAIAVTYANQRRQFAGGTGDEVVLLDYGQHQRRLLPLVADAYATAFAHEELLAAFDEVFSGRGDTPENREDLETLAAALKPTSTWNALRTLQECREACGGAGFMAENRLTGLHADLDVYVTFEGDNTVLYQLVAKRLLGDYAKALKVTQADRGDLARFVVDRVTDAAMHRTPLIRAVQTLGDRGDARRSVGRLRDTQTQRDLLTDRVETMVAHVAQALAPARKMSPEKAADLFNAHQHELIEAARAHAERVQWEAFTRAVERVEDPGTKQVLTWVRDLFGLTLVERNLAWYLVNGRLSAGRARTVTSYIERLLARLRPHAQDLVDAFGYGPEHLRAPIASGQEQERQDEARAYYRAQRASGDAPIPEKHLTR; this comes from the coding sequence ATGACCACCACCACCGACCGCCCCACGGCCCGCCCCGTCGCTGCCGCCGCGCCCCCGCGCGTCGACGTGGCAGCGCTCGAGAACCTGCTGCTGGGCCAGTACGCGCAGCTGCGCCGCGAGGCGCGGGCGGTCACCGCCGACCCGTTCTTCCACAAGATCGACGGCCAGTCGGTGGCCGAGCACCGTGAGCGCGTGCTCACGCAGCTGCGCCGCCTGGAGGCCGAGCACGACGTCCTGCGGTCGTTCCCGACGCACCTCGGCGGCGCCGACGACCACGGCGGCTCGCTCGCGCGCTTCGAGGAGCTCGTCGCCGGCGACCCGTCGCTGCAGATCAAGGCGGGCGTGCAGTGGGGGCTGTTCGCCTCGGCGATCCTGCACCTGGGGACCCAGCACCACCACGACACGTTCCTGTCCGACGCGATGCACCTGCAGGTGCCCGGCGCGTTCGCGATGACGGAGGCCGGCCACGGCTCGGACGTCGCGTCGATCGGGACGACCGCGGAGTACGACGCACAGACGCAGGAGTTCGTCATCCACACGCCGTTCCGTGCGGCGTGGAAGGACTACCTCGGCAACGCGGCGGTGCACGGCACGGCGGCCGTCGTGTTCGCCCAGCTCGTCACGGCCGCGCCCGACGGCCCGCGCGTCAACCACGGCGTGCACGCGTTCTACGTCCCGATCCGCAACCCCCGGACGATGGAGTTCCTGCCCGGCATCGGCGGCGAGGACGACGGCGTCAAGGGCGGCCTCAACGGCATCGACAACGGGCGCCTGCACTTCACGCACGTCCGGGTCCCGCGCACGAACCTGCTCAACCGGTACGGCGACGTCGCCCCCGACGGCACGTACTCCTCGCCCATCAAGAGCCCCGGGCGGCGCTTCTTCACCATGCTCGGCACGCTCGTGCAGGGTCGTGTCTCCCTCGACGGCGCCGCAGCCAACGCGAGCAAGATCGCCCTGGCCATCGCGGTGACGTACGCCAACCAGCGCCGGCAGTTCGCCGGCGGCACGGGCGACGAGGTCGTCCTGCTCGACTACGGCCAGCACCAGCGCCGGCTGCTGCCGCTGGTGGCGGACGCGTACGCCACGGCGTTCGCGCACGAGGAGCTGCTGGCGGCGTTCGACGAGGTGTTCTCCGGCCGCGGGGACACCCCGGAGAACCGCGAGGACCTGGAGACGCTGGCGGCGGCGCTCAAGCCGACGTCGACGTGGAACGCGCTGCGCACGCTGCAGGAGTGCCGCGAGGCGTGCGGCGGTGCGGGGTTCATGGCCGAGAACCGGCTGACGGGGCTGCACGCGGACCTCGATGTGTACGTGACGTTCGAGGGTGACAACACCGTGCTGTACCAGCTCGTCGCCAAGCGGCTGCTCGGGGACTACGCGAAGGCGCTCAAGGTCACGCAGGCCGACCGCGGCGACCTCGCGCGGTTCGTCGTCGACCGCGTCACCGACGCCGCGATGCACCGCACGCCTCTGATCCGGGCCGTCCAGACCCTCGGTGACCGGGGCGACGCCCGGCGGTCCGTCGGCCGGCTGCGGGACACGCAGACGCAGCGCGACCTGCTCACGGACCGCGTCGAGACGATGGTGGCGCACGTCGCGCAGGCACTGGCCCCGGCCCGCAAGATGAGCCCGGAGAAGGCTGCGGACCTGTTCAACGCCCACCAGCACGAGCTCATCGAGGCGGCGCGCGCGCACGCCGAGCGCGTGCAGTGGGAGGCGTTCACGCGGGCGGTCGAGCGCGTGGAGGACCCGGGGACGAAGCAGGTCCTCACGTGGGTGCGCGACCTGTTCGGGCTCACGCTCGTCGAGCGCAACCTCGCGTGGTACCTGGTCAACGGGCGCCTGTCGGCCGGGCGTGCCCGCACCGTCACGTCGTACATCGAGCGGCTGCTGGCGCGGCTGCGGCCGCACGCGCAGGACCTGGTCGACGCGTTCGGGTACGGCCCGGAGCACCTGCGGGCGCCCATCGCGTCGGGGCAGGAGCAGGAGCGGCAGGACGAGGCGCGTGCGTACTACCGCGCGCAGCGGGCCAGCGGTGACGCGCCGATCCCGGAGAAGCACCTGACGCGCTGA
- a CDS encoding TetR family transcriptional regulator, with protein sequence MSPVTPGASTTTSSNRSRDDAPGRPVPRVPPSARAVVPDGVDEDAPADGRSTRWADHREARRAELVRTARKTVHHRGPDVSMEEIAAAAGTSKSIVYRYFTDKTGLQIAVAEAVVLQIRGALEGVLRVAPTPREGLRAMVAVYLEMIESSPHVYAFVTRDGSVESGGPLGHFLDSVTALVAAPFARGLTEDRDDVRVARRPEAEESDTGPDPATVALAESWAAGAVGFVRGAGEWWLAHRGEPGTPDRETLTAQVAAWLWAGPVGLLAREHPRPPAQPAPSGTADLDTRPRTPAHPADQQHTTGDDAGHTTREQR encoded by the coding sequence GTGAGCCCCGTCACTCCGGGAGCGTCGACGACGACCTCCTCGAACCGATCGCGCGACGACGCGCCCGGCCGGCCCGTGCCGCGGGTGCCCCCGTCCGCACGTGCCGTCGTGCCGGACGGTGTGGACGAGGACGCCCCCGCCGACGGCCGCTCGACGCGCTGGGCCGACCACCGCGAGGCCCGGCGCGCCGAGCTGGTCCGCACGGCCCGCAAGACCGTGCACCACCGCGGCCCCGACGTCTCGATGGAGGAGATCGCCGCCGCGGCGGGGACGTCCAAGTCGATCGTCTACCGGTACTTCACCGACAAGACCGGCCTGCAGATCGCGGTCGCCGAGGCCGTCGTCCTGCAGATCCGCGGCGCCCTGGAGGGTGTGCTGCGCGTGGCGCCCACGCCCCGCGAGGGCCTGCGCGCGATGGTCGCCGTGTACCTGGAGATGATCGAGTCGTCGCCGCACGTGTACGCGTTCGTCACGCGCGACGGGTCGGTGGAGTCGGGAGGCCCGCTGGGGCACTTCCTCGACTCGGTCACGGCCCTCGTCGCCGCCCCGTTCGCCCGCGGTCTCACGGAGGACCGGGACGACGTGCGCGTCGCACGCCGTCCGGAGGCCGAGGAGTCCGACACCGGACCGGACCCGGCGACCGTGGCGCTCGCCGAGTCGTGGGCCGCCGGCGCCGTCGGGTTCGTCCGCGGCGCCGGCGAGTGGTGGCTGGCCCACCGGGGCGAGCCGGGCACGCCCGACCGCGAGACCCTCACGGCCCAGGTCGCCGCGTGGCTGTGGGCCGGACCGGTCGGGCTGCTCGCCCGCGAGCACCCCCGCCCACCGGCGCAGCCCGCACCGTCGGGCACCGCCGACCTCGACACCCGTCCCCGCACGCCCGCCCACCCGGCGGACCAGCAGCACACGACCGGCGACGACGCCGGGCACACCACCAGGGAGCAGCGATGA